TTATTTATGGGAATTAAATAGCAAATTTTAAAAAAATTTAATCACCCCTCTTGACTAATTTGGTCAAGAGGGGCATAATTTTATTGACTAGATTAGTCAATGGGGGTAATAAAATGTTAGAAAAATTTTATAGCTTAGATGAAGAAAAGAAAAATAGGATTATCAATGCAGGGTTAAAGGAATTTGGATTTCATGGGTATAAAAATGCTAAAACTGACAATATAGTACAAGAGGCAGGGATCTCAAAGGGGTTATTGTTCCACTATTTTGGAA
This region of Anaerobranca californiensis DSM 14826 genomic DNA includes:
- a CDS encoding TetR/AcrR family transcriptional regulator, which codes for MLEKFYSLDEEKKNRIINAGLKEFGFHGYKNAKTDNIVQEAGISKGLLFHYFGTKKKFFEFWIYVNILDKILGFFVKITPSLTIQT